The sequence GACGCGCTCGCCGCGGCCCGGCCGCGGGGCGCGCATCAGCCGGTGGTGCTGGGCCTGGCCGCACGGTCGGCCGGGCTGGCGCCGCTGGATGCCGCCTACGCGGTGGCCTACGAGAACATCAGCGGCCCGGCCACCGCCGCCGTCCGCCTGCTGAGCCTGGACCCCTTCGACGCCACCGCCGTCCTCGCCCGGCTCGCCGCCGACCTCGACCAGGTCGCGCAGCGGGGCGCCGAGGCCGCGGCCCGCGCCGTCACCGACGGCGTCGACGCCCTGCCCGCCGCCTCCGCGCCGCTGCTCGACATCGCCGCCGAGGCGCACGCCGCCTGGCCGGTACGGCTCTTCGCGTCCTGACCCGCACCCACCCCCCCCAACCCGCACGGAGTCCGTATGCACCTCGACCACCAGGACACCTTCCCCCAGCGCCACACCTACAGCGCCGCCGACCCCGTACGGCCTGATGGGCGGCGCCGAGCCCTGCGCATCGGCCTCGGGGGACCGGTCGGCACCGGCAAGACCGCCACCGTCGCCGCCCTGTGCCGCACGCTGCGCGACGAGCTGTCCATCGCCGTCGTCACCAACGACATCTACACCCGCGAGGACGCCGAATTCCTGCTCCGCGAGGCCGTACTGCCCGCCGAGCGGATCGCCGCCGTCGAGACCGGCGCCTGCCCGCACACCGCCATCCGCGACGACATCTCCGCCAACCTGGAGGCCGTGGAGGACCTGGAGGACGCCGTCGGCCCGCTCGACCTCGTCCTGGTGGAGTCCGGCGGCGACAACCTGACCGCCACCTTCTCCAAGGGCCTGGTCGACGCCCAGATCTTCGTCATCGACGTCGCGGGCGGCGACGACATCCCGCGCAAGGGCGGCCCCGGCGTCACCGCCTCCGACCTGCTCGTCATCAACAAGACGGACCTGGCGCCGCACGTCGGCGTCGACCTGGAGGGCATGGCCCGCGACGCGAAGGCCCAGCGCGGTGAACTCCCCGTCGCCTTCACCGCCCTGAAGGCGGAGAACGGTGTGCAGCCGGTCGCCGACTGGGTCCGCCACCAGCTGGCGCACTGGACCGCGGGCGCCGCATGACGCTCGCCGTCCCCGCCCCCGTACCGTCCCGGACCGCCGTCCCCCGGGCGGCCGGTCTGCGGGCCACCGCCCGGATCACCGCCCGCGCCGACGGTGGGGGGACCACCCGCCTCCCGGTCCTCGACGGCGACGGGCCGATCGCGCTGCGCCGCCTGCGCGCACCCGGCCACCAGGCCCGGGTCTGCGTCGTCGGCGCGATGAGCGCCCCGCTCGGCGGCGACCGGCTGGCCATCGAGGCGGTCGCCGAACAGGGCGCGTCCTTGCGGATCACGGCCGCCGCGGCCACCGTCGCGCTGCCCGGCCGCGGCGCCGACCACGCGGTCTACGACGTACGCCTGACCGTGGCCGACGGCGCATGCCTGGAGTGGCTGCCCGAGCCGCTGATCTCCGCCGCGGGCAGCGATCTGCGGATGACCACCACCGTCGACCTGGCCCCCACCGCCCGCCTCGTCCTGCGCGAGGAACAGGTCCTGGGCCGCAGCGACGAGCCGACCGGCGCGCTGCGCAGCCGGCTGAGGGTCCGGCGCGCGGGCCGCACCCTCCTGGACCAGGAGATGGCCTACGGGCCCGGCGTCCCCGGCTGGGACACCGCGGCCGTTCTGGACGGCCACCGTGCCACGGGTCAACTGCTGCTCGTGGACCCCCAGTTGGCGGACGACCCGGTCACCGTACAGCTGCTCGGGGACGCCACCGGCGGCGCCGGAGCGGGCGTTTTCGCCCCGCTCGCCGGCCCCGCGGCCCTGGTGACGGCCGTCGCCCCGGACGCCCTGCGCGTACGCCGCCTGCTGGACGAGGCCGCCCGGTCACACCTCCAGTTCGCTCTCTAGACGGGCCAGCCGGTGACGCGCCAGGGCGAGGTTGGCGCGTTTGCGGTCCAGCACCAGGTAGAGGAACAGCCCGGCGCCGTTCTTTCCCGTCACCGGGCGGATCAGGTGGTACTGCGCGGTCAGGGTGATGAGCATGTCCTCGATGGACCCCTGGAGTTCGAGCATTTCCATGGTGCGCAGTTTTGCCCGTACCACGTCGGTGTTGCCGGCCGCGGCGACATTGAGGTCCAGCGCGTTGTTGTCGCCGAGCGTGGCGAGCGCCATTCCGCTGGTGTAGTCGACCAGGGCGACGCCGATGGCGCCTTCGATGGTGGACATCGCATCGGAGAGGGCGGATTCCATTTGTGCCATGGGTGGGACGGACCTTTCGGTGTGGTCGGACTTCGTGTCAGTGGTGTTGTCGGAAAGAGGGAGGGGTCAGGACCGGCTGTCCATCAGGGCGCCTATCCGTGCCGCCGTCTGCCGGGCCTGCCAGTGCAGTCGGCCCACATTGGTCTTCGGACCGGCCACGGCCGTCAGCACCGCGCGGCTGCCGGCCGAATAGGCCGCGATATATCCGTCGGTGCCGCGGGTGAGGGATTCCTCGAAACCGCCCTGGCCGGTGGCCTCGGTGAGCCGTTTGGCGACCCCGATGGCCGCGGCGGTCAGCGCGGCGAGACCGTCCGGTTCGATGTCCCGGAGATCGTGGGCGATCACCATCCCGTCCGCACTGGCCACCATTCCGCCGTGCAGATGCCGTACTTGATCGCGCAGTGCGAGCAGTTCCTCGCGCACATCGGGTTCGATCGTCATGGGTCTCCTGTCTCTTCGGGGAATGCCGGCTTTCTGTCTGAGGACGCGCATTCCGAATACGTGCCTCATGGCCGGGTGGTGTGCGGGAAAGGGGGCACGGCCGTCATAGGTTCTCCTCCAGCGCCGTACGCAGTCGGACAAGGAGGGCAACATCCGGATCGGAGGTCTCGAGCAGATCCGGCACCGGGAGTTGCCAGTTCGGCGGGGGGCCTTGGGGGGTGGGCGGTACGGGGTGACAGGCACCGGGGCGCCGCCTGGGCAGCGCGGCGGGCATCCGGACGAGTCCGGCCGCGGCGAGACGGCGGGTGTCCAGCAGCGTCAGGAACGCGGACTGGCCCAGTGCGCGGGCGAGTTCGTACGGGGTGTGCCGGCCGTCGGCGCTTTCGAGCAGCCGGCGCTGCCGCACGGTGGCGGGGGAGGGGACCCCGTCCTCGGGGGCCACGGGGACCACGGGGGCGGCATCGACCGCCGCCCAGGGCCGTAACCGGTCCAGCAGCGCCCGGCGGTGGGCCGTCGCCCGCTGGAGGGCGGCGGCGCTGACGGCGCGGACGACGCCCAGCCAGTGCGCGGTGCCCGGGGTGAACGAGGTGGCCTCGGGTGGCAGCGGCAGCGCGAAGAACGCGGCGTCGAGGAGCGCGCCCAGATGGCAGATCTCCAGCTCGCCCTGGGTCAGCCAGCCCTCGCCGACCAGGAACTGTCCGCCCCGGTGCGCCGGCCCGGCGGTGTCCCGGGCCCGCTGCCAGCGCTCCGCGGGCAGCCGCCCGGCCGCCCCGAGCAGGGCGCCGGTCCCGGGCGCGGCGGTGCCCTCGACGCAGTAGACGGCGCCGTCGCGCAGATAGAAGCAGGCGTTGGGGGCGTACAGCGCGCCGGTGACGCGTTGTGCGGCTAAGTGGTCGAGCGGTCCGGAAGGGGTGGCCCCCGGAGGGGGCGCTATGGAACGGGTCATGACGGGGCGTCAGGCCGCGACCAGCTCCGCCGCCAGCTCGCGCAGCCGTAGCCGGGCGAGGGCCAGATTGGCCTGCGCGCGATCCAGCCACAGATGCAGACAGGTCTGGCTGTCGAAGGCCGTCCGGACGAACCGGATGAGGTGGTAGCCGCCCGCGGAGGTGATGATGACGTCCTCCAGGCCGGGACCGTCGGCGTCGGCGCTCTCGAAGGTGGCATTGCGCACCACGGCCTGGACCACCTCGGCCGTGTCCGCGGCGGCCGCTTCGGGGTCGTCGTGCGGGGCGCGTCCGGCCGTACCGAGTGCCAGTCCGCTGGTCCAGTCGGTCAGCCCGGCGCCCAGCACGCCGGGGATCCCCATCGCTTGGGCCAACACCTGGTCGATACCGGACACTTCTGATCTCCTTGTGGCAGCCTGTGGAGGAACCTGCACGGAAGGTTACTGAAGCGGAGGGCTCCGGCACATGCCGAATGGATATGTTGCTGGCAATTGACGTGTTATCGCCCCTCCGTGGCCGTCGCCTGGTACGGCTGTGGGGCGCGGGGGAGAGAAGGGCGGGAGCGTCGCGCCAACCCTACGGATTGGTAAAGAAATCGCGGTCAAACCTGTTCAGGAGGGGACAACAGACGACAGGATCCCCCTGTAGCAGCTCTGTGATCACCGTCGCCACAAGCGACGCACCAAGCAGGGGGATCCACCACGTGAGACGAACAGCAGCACTCGGCGCCGCCGGCACCCTGGTGACCGGCACGCTCCTTGCAGGCGCGATAGCCGCCACGCCCGCCAGCGCGGGCGAACACCACCAGCCCGGATCGGCCGAAGCGCGTGGCGTCAAGACCGCCGCCGCGCGCGCGGCCAAGAAGGGCATCGACTGGCAGAACTGCCCGGCGGACTGGGGTCTCAAGGCCCCCGTCCAGTGCGGCTATGTCACCGTCCCGGTCGACTACGCCAAGCCCAACGGCCGCACCATCAAACTGGCCGTCGACCGGGCCACCAGCACCGGCAGCAAGCAGGAACGGCAGGGCTCCCTGGTCTACAACCCGGGCGGGCCCGGCGGTTCGGGGATGAAGTTCCCGAACCGGATCACCACCAAGAACCCGCTCTGGGCCAAGACCGCCAAGGCCTACGACTTCGTGGGCTTCGACCCCCGCGGCGTGGGCCACTCGGCGGCGATCTCCTGCGTGGACCCGCAGGAGTTCGTCAAGGCCCCCAAGGCCGACCCGGTGCCCGACAGCGAGGCCGACAAGCGCGCCCAGCGCAAGCTCGCCAAGGAGTACGCCGACGGCTGCGCCGAGCGCAGCGGCGCCCTCCTGCCGTATATGACCACGCCCAACACCGCCCGCGACCTGGACGTGATCCGCGCCGCGCTCGGCGACAAGAAGCTCAACTACCTGGGCGTCTCCTACGGCACCTACCTCGGTGCCGTCTACGGGACCCTCTTCCCGGACCACGTCCGCCGGATGCTCGTCGACAGCGTCGTGAACCCGTCGCGCCAGAACATCTGGTACCAGGCCAACCTCGACCAGGACCTGGCCTTCGAGACCCGCTGGGGCGACTGGGAGAAGTGGGTCGCCAAGAACGACGCCGCCTACCACCTCGGCAACACCCCCGAGAAGGTCCAGGCGGCCTGGGCGAAGCTGCGGGCGACCGCCAAGAAGCAGCCGATCGGCGGCGTCGTCGGCCCCGCCGAGCTCACCGCCTTCTTCCAGAACGCGCCGTACTACGACTCCATGTGGGCCACCGTCGCCCAGGTGTGGAGCGCCTACGCCGCCGGTGACGACAAGCCGCTCATCGAGAACGCCGGCCCGCACCTCAAGGACACCGCCGGCAATATCGCGGCCGAGAACGGCAATGCCGTCTACACGGCCGTCGAGTGCAACGACGCCAAGTGGCCCACCAGCTGGCAGACCTGGGACCGCGACAACACCCGCGTCAACCGGCGGGCACCGTTCATGACCTGGTCCAACGCCTGGATGAACCTGCCCTGCGCGACCTGGCCCGCCAAGCAGCACACCCCGGTCAACGTCACCACCGGCAAGGGCCTGCCCAGCGTGCTGATCGTGCAGAGCACCCGGGACGCGGCGACCCCGTACCCCGGCGCCGTCGAGCTGCACAAGCGGTTCGCGGGCTCGCGTCTGATCACCGAACGGGGCGCCGGCTCGCACGGCGTCACCGGCCTGGTCAACCCCTGCATCAACGACCGGGTCGACGCGTACTTCGTCGACGGCAAGATCGACTCCGCGGATGTGACCTGCGCCCCGCACGCCACACCGACGCCGGGCAAGCAGACGGCCACGGCCGCCGCCAAGGGTGCCTCCGACCTTCCGGTCGCGCCCTGATCACGGCAGGAACGCCCTGACAACGGCATGAAGGGGCGGCCGGGATCCGATCCCGGCCGCCCCTTCTCCGTTCCGGCCGCCGCCCTGCCGCGGGCCGTTGCCCGGTCGCCGTCCTACCGCGGGCCGCTTCCGCCCCGCCGCCGCTTCAGCCCGCGATCGGCTCCACCCGCGGCTCCGCGATCGCGACGTAATCCGACGTCGCCAGCGCCAGCGAACGGTCCAGCCGCGCCGCGTTGAAGAAGATCTCCGGCTGCTCCAGCAGCACCGGATCGACGATCAGCTCCAGCTCCTCGTCGAACGAGAACGGCAGGATCGTCCCGCTGACACTCCGCGCCAGCCGCTCCGCCACTTCCGGCGTCGCAAAGCCCGCATACGACCCGCCCAGCAGCGCCTTCACCGCCCCCAGATCCACCCGCCGGTCCCCGGGCACCACCGCCAGCACATGGCGCTTGGTCTTCTTGCCCAGCTTGACCATCACCACGATGCACTTGGCGGCCTGCTCGATGGCGTTCCCGCGCAGCGCGCTGACCGCCTCGGTGGCCCCCTCCTCGGCATGCTCGTAGATCCGGTACCGGGCCCCGCGCTCGTCCAGCAGCCCGATCAGCTTGCTGTACGTCTCGTGCTCACTCACCGTCGTCCGCGCCCTTCCTCGGTTCCTCACGTCCCGCGCCGAACACCTCATGGAAGGCGGCCCTGGTGGGCGAGTCGTCCCGGCGGTCCAGCACGGCGAACACAATACGGTCGAACCGGCCGGCAAACTGCCCGGCCCCCAGCAGATGCGCCGCGAACGCCCCTGCCACATCGTCCGGTTCGTTACGGAACACCCCGCAACCCCAGGCGCCGAGCACCAGTTGGCGATACCCCCCGGCCGCCGCGACCTCCAGCA is a genomic window of Streptomyces gilvosporeus containing:
- a CDS encoding YbaK/EbsC family protein — encoded protein: MSEHETYSKLIGLLDERGARYRIYEHAEEGATEAVSALRGNAIEQAAKCIVVMVKLGKKTKRHVLAVVPGDRRVDLGAVKALLGGSYAGFATPEVAERLARSVSGTILPFSFDEELELIVDPVLLEQPEIFFNAARLDRSLALATSDYVAIAEPRVEPIAG
- a CDS encoding urease accessory protein UreD yields the protein MTLAVPAPVPSRTAVPRAAGLRATARITARADGGGTTRLPVLDGDGPIALRRLRAPGHQARVCVVGAMSAPLGGDRLAIEAVAEQGASLRITAAAATVALPGRGADHAVYDVRLTVADGACLEWLPEPLISAAGSDLRMTTTVDLAPTARLVLREEQVLGRSDEPTGALRSRLRVRRAGRTLLDQEMAYGPGVPGWDTAAVLDGHRATGQLLLVDPQLADDPVTVQLLGDATGGAGAGVFAPLAGPAALVTAVAPDALRVRRLLDEAARSHLQFAL
- a CDS encoding urease accessory protein UreF, which translates into the protein MSRAALLVLADGRFPAGGHAHSGGAEPAVTAGRIKDAATLERFCRGRLHTAGLVAAGLAAAAAAGCDPLLVDDAADARTPVPALRQVARRLGRQMMRAARATWPSAELDALAAARPRGAHQPVVLGLAARSAGLAPLDAAYAVAYENISGPATAAVRLLSLDPFDATAVLARLAADLDQVAQRGAEAAARAVTDGVDALPAASAPLLDIAAEAHAAWPVRLFAS
- a CDS encoding roadblock/LC7 domain-containing protein; the protein is MTIEPDVREELLALRDQVRHLHGGMVASADGMVIAHDLRDIEPDGLAALTAAAIGVAKRLTEATGQGGFEESLTRGTDGYIAAYSAGSRAVLTAVAGPKTNVGRLHWQARQTAARIGALMDSRS
- a CDS encoding alpha/beta hydrolase, which produces MRRTAALGAAGTLVTGTLLAGAIAATPASAGEHHQPGSAEARGVKTAAARAAKKGIDWQNCPADWGLKAPVQCGYVTVPVDYAKPNGRTIKLAVDRATSTGSKQERQGSLVYNPGGPGGSGMKFPNRITTKNPLWAKTAKAYDFVGFDPRGVGHSAAISCVDPQEFVKAPKADPVPDSEADKRAQRKLAKEYADGCAERSGALLPYMTTPNTARDLDVIRAALGDKKLNYLGVSYGTYLGAVYGTLFPDHVRRMLVDSVVNPSRQNIWYQANLDQDLAFETRWGDWEKWVAKNDAAYHLGNTPEKVQAAWAKLRATAKKQPIGGVVGPAELTAFFQNAPYYDSMWATVAQVWSAYAAGDDKPLIENAGPHLKDTAGNIAAENGNAVYTAVECNDAKWPTSWQTWDRDNTRVNRRAPFMTWSNAWMNLPCATWPAKQHTPVNVTTGKGLPSVLIVQSTRDAATPYPGAVELHKRFAGSRLITERGAGSHGVTGLVNPCINDRVDAYFVDGKIDSADVTCAPHATPTPGKQTATAAAKGASDLPVAP
- the ureG gene encoding urease accessory protein UreG, with the translated sequence MHLDHQDTFPQRHTYSAADPVRPDGRRRALRIGLGGPVGTGKTATVAALCRTLRDELSIAVVTNDIYTREDAEFLLREAVLPAERIAAVETGACPHTAIRDDISANLEAVEDLEDAVGPLDLVLVESGGDNLTATFSKGLVDAQIFVIDVAGGDDIPRKGGPGVTASDLLVINKTDLAPHVGVDLEGMARDAKAQRGELPVAFTALKAENGVQPVADWVRHQLAHWTAGAA